A section of the Dehalobacter sp. DCM genome encodes:
- the grdA gene encoding glycine/sarcosine/betaine reductase complex selenoprotein A: MLKGKKVIIIGDRDGIPAQSLEECVMSAGGEVIYAMTHCYVUTSAGAMDQENQAQIRKLAQKFGREELIAVLGSSDPEMAVIAAETVAGCDPAFFDPFAEAQFGLKSYHIAELKAFVDQQIYLRHMEMSEMILDIPAIVQEVSNVRKQFFP, translated from the coding sequence ATGTTAAAAGGGAAAAAAGTGATTATTATCGGTGACCGGGATGGCATTCCGGCTCAATCATTGGAAGAATGTGTTATGAGCGCGGGCGGTGAAGTGATCTATGCGATGACGCATTGTTACGTTTGAACATCGGCTGGGGCAATGGATCAAGAAAATCAGGCACAAATCCGGAAACTTGCTCAGAAGTTCGGCCGTGAGGAACTCATCGCTGTACTGGGGAGTTCGGATCCTGAAATGGCGGTGATCGCTGCTGAAACGGTAGCGGGCTGTGACCCTGCATTTTTTGATCCGTTTGCAGAAGCCCAGTTTGGGCTGAAGTCTTATCATATTGCAGAACTCAAAGCATTTGTTGATCAGCAGATTTATTTACGGCATATGGAAATGAGCGAAATGATCCTTGACATTCCAGCGATTGTTCAAGAGGTTTCCAATGTACGGAAACAATTCTTTCCTTAG
- a CDS encoding metal-dependent hydrolase: MIFFGHLGLTGLAAKAAEKSLGKITMDYRVVFIGSILPDVIDKPIGRILFAETFQTGRVFAHTLLFIVLLLGIGIVRYYLCRKNGWLVLAGSCLMHDVFDAMWLIPQTFYWPFYGLDFYAPPNSAWIKSGLLRLISDPTLYIPEIIGFIIILYFIIKIIVRHRINVFIKNGVL, encoded by the coding sequence ATGATTTTCTTTGGACATTTGGGACTAACCGGTTTGGCGGCTAAGGCAGCCGAGAAATCATTGGGGAAAATCACCATGGATTACCGCGTCGTCTTCATTGGATCCATTTTACCCGATGTGATCGATAAACCCATCGGCCGAATTCTCTTTGCTGAAACCTTCCAGACCGGCAGAGTATTTGCCCACACCCTACTGTTTATCGTGCTCTTATTGGGGATTGGAATCGTTCGTTATTATCTGTGTCGGAAAAATGGCTGGCTGGTACTTGCCGGAAGCTGTTTAATGCACGACGTCTTTGACGCCATGTGGCTGATTCCGCAGACATTTTATTGGCCGTTTTACGGTTTGGATTTTTATGCACCGCCGAACAGCGCCTGGATCAAAAGCGGCTTGCTCCGGCTAATAAGTGATCCGACGCTATACATTCCGGAAATTATCGGGTTTATCATTATCCTGTATTTTATCATAAAAATTATTGTCCGCCATCGGATTAACGTGTTCATAAAAAACGGTGTCCTCTAA
- a CDS encoding cell wall-binding repeat-containing protein, with product MSFRRNWLKFLLAMALVFTFTIPAMPLSAYAAQTVENQRLAGNNRTLTAIEISKEGWNAGSNAVILVRDNNFPDALAGAVLAAAYDAPILLTNSKTLSPDTALEIERLQAQTIYILGGISAVSTAIEENLDIDYTVERITGGNRYETSANIAKYLHENQKLLTKKAVIAYAQNFPDALAISSWAAQNGVPILLSETNSLPAATSDALSTLQVTDTIITGGTGVISAQVESKLPNPIRYGGNNRYETAVSIINGLGQATDTLFVATGLNFPDALAGSALAAKQGKAILLVGNGIDPSVQTFLLGKVGQINKIYSVGGTTVVKPLALNQIYSCIVLEQPDEAFANAMNAIKALDKDTVNRYFSYDEFINSDEATSATITDENIALFYAYLDDNIVSTTINGDTATVTAEITNTDFAAVLDAYLDAVAELALEQSLLPEEEQLTDEEILQVVEQLLFDAIANEEQMVTTTIDVTLVKNNNSWTITMDDALVDAIMGGLISAFEDLLGELESELE from the coding sequence ATGAGTTTTCGAAGAAATTGGCTAAAGTTCCTGCTCGCGATGGCACTGGTGTTCACATTCACTATCCCTGCGATGCCGCTGTCAGCATACGCTGCCCAGACAGTTGAAAATCAACGGCTCGCAGGGAATAACCGGACGTTGACTGCGATTGAAATTTCAAAAGAGGGATGGAATGCAGGCTCAAATGCCGTTATCCTAGTTCGTGATAACAATTTTCCGGATGCATTAGCTGGGGCTGTCCTGGCAGCAGCCTATGATGCACCGATTCTTTTAACGAACAGTAAAACATTATCTCCTGATACAGCGCTGGAGATCGAACGACTCCAAGCGCAAACGATCTATATTCTTGGCGGTATTAGCGCGGTATCCACTGCAATTGAGGAGAATCTAGATATTGACTATACGGTTGAGCGGATCACTGGCGGCAACCGTTATGAAACCTCCGCAAATATTGCCAAATATTTGCATGAAAATCAGAAACTACTGACGAAGAAGGCTGTTATCGCCTATGCGCAGAATTTCCCCGATGCCTTAGCGATTTCATCTTGGGCAGCGCAAAACGGCGTACCGATTCTGTTATCAGAAACCAATTCCCTGCCGGCAGCGACAAGTGACGCTTTATCGACACTGCAAGTAACCGACACGATTATTACCGGCGGGACTGGCGTCATCAGCGCGCAAGTGGAGTCCAAGCTTCCGAACCCAATCCGTTATGGCGGAAATAATCGTTATGAAACAGCGGTCAGCATTATCAATGGCCTTGGTCAAGCGACGGATACCCTCTTTGTTGCCACCGGGCTCAACTTCCCCGATGCCTTGGCAGGTTCCGCGTTAGCGGCTAAGCAGGGTAAAGCCATTTTGCTCGTCGGCAACGGCATTGACCCTTCCGTACAAACCTTTTTATTAGGTAAGGTAGGACAAATTAATAAAATTTATTCTGTCGGCGGCACCACTGTTGTGAAGCCATTGGCTCTGAATCAGATCTATTCGTGTATCGTTTTGGAGCAACCCGACGAAGCGTTTGCCAACGCAATGAATGCGATCAAAGCGCTGGATAAGGATACTGTAAACCGCTATTTCAGTTACGATGAATTCATCAATTCGGATGAAGCAACAAGTGCCACAATCACAGATGAAAATATTGCTTTGTTTTATGCCTATCTCGATGACAACATTGTATCGACAACGATTAACGGGGATACAGCAACCGTAACAGCAGAAATTACCAATACGGATTTCGCAGCCGTCTTGGATGCCTACCTCGATGCGGTCGCTGAATTGGCGTTGGAACAGTCATTATTGCCTGAAGAAGAACAATTGACTGATGAGGAAATTTTACAGGTGGTAGAGCAGCTCCTATTTGACGCCATTGCCAATGAGGAGCAAATGGTAACAACAACAATCGATGTGACTCTGGTGAAGAATAATAATAGCTGGACCATTACCATGGATGACGCATTAGTGGATGCGATCATGGGCGGACTCATCAGCGCATTTGAAGATCTGCTGGGAGAACTAGAATCAGAATTAGAATAA
- the grdC gene encoding glycine/sarcosine/betaine reductase complex component C subunit beta: MSFPVIKGASYALFHTPGLLLQQASAEGNVSTHLLADELRSFGEAVCYPPNQAFIGNLFPKDLLNIPRPWYHHALPDAKRFGRFGEIFPEDEFLGLLAAVDVNGLVCLETGFKQAVFPKLRAHPAVSMLKGISSAQNDSLSNEEIAESIQTREALPLTFDGSTIGCIQKASISDPALAASRIAENLIAKASATAALQLLFNNTGLHPLDVDYIFEASEEACGDIRQKGGGGFAKSIAEACTCSNASGADTRAFCAAPMHALLQAAAFVQSGIFANVIVVGGGCCAKLGLNAGIHLKHGMPVLEDMLGAFAIHISKDDGFNPILRTDLIGRMNVGCGDSPQQVFRSLIAEPLTKGGYKISEIDRYAAELVNPEILEPTGCGDIAEKNYKMIASLGVLNKEIDRSEIQEQIRRFGVPGFAPSQGHIPSGVPYIGPARELILRDNVKQVMIIGKGSLFLGKLTRLYDALSLLIQRNPKYSGV, encoded by the coding sequence ATGAGCTTTCCGGTCATCAAAGGAGCAAGTTATGCCTTATTTCATACACCCGGACTTCTTTTGCAGCAGGCAAGCGCAGAAGGTAATGTTTCCACGCATTTGCTCGCGGATGAACTGCGCAGTTTTGGAGAGGCTGTATGTTATCCGCCGAATCAGGCTTTTATTGGGAATCTTTTTCCCAAGGATTTATTGAATATCCCCCGTCCCTGGTATCATCATGCTTTGCCCGATGCGAAGCGTTTCGGGCGCTTCGGCGAAATTTTCCCAGAAGATGAATTTTTGGGATTGCTAGCTGCGGTTGACGTCAATGGCCTTGTGTGCTTGGAAACGGGTTTTAAACAGGCCGTCTTCCCAAAACTTCGTGCACATCCTGCTGTATCGATGCTCAAAGGGATATCCTCTGCCCAAAATGATTCACTTTCTAATGAAGAGATTGCAGAATCGATTCAAACAAGGGAAGCCTTGCCATTGACCTTTGACGGAAGTACCATCGGGTGTATCCAGAAGGCAAGCATTTCGGATCCTGCCCTAGCCGCCTCACGGATCGCAGAGAACCTCATTGCCAAGGCTTCAGCAACGGCAGCGCTGCAGCTCCTCTTCAACAATACTGGCCTTCATCCTCTGGACGTAGACTATATTTTTGAAGCATCTGAGGAGGCCTGTGGAGATATCCGGCAAAAGGGAGGCGGTGGTTTCGCCAAGTCCATTGCCGAAGCCTGCACCTGTTCAAATGCCAGCGGCGCCGATACGCGTGCATTCTGTGCAGCCCCAATGCATGCCTTGCTGCAAGCTGCAGCATTCGTACAGTCAGGGATCTTTGCAAACGTGATTGTCGTAGGCGGCGGCTGCTGTGCGAAGCTTGGCCTCAATGCAGGAATCCACCTTAAACACGGGATGCCTGTCCTGGAGGATATGTTAGGAGCCTTTGCCATTCATATCAGTAAGGATGACGGTTTCAATCCGATTTTGCGTACGGATCTAATTGGCAGAATGAATGTAGGCTGTGGCGATTCACCGCAACAGGTTTTTCGTTCCCTTATCGCGGAGCCTTTAACAAAAGGCGGCTATAAAATATCAGAGATTGATCGTTATGCCGCAGAGCTTGTGAATCCAGAAATCCTTGAGCCTACAGGGTGTGGTGATATTGCTGAAAAGAACTATAAAATGATCGCTTCCTTGGGTGTGCTAAATAAAGAGATCGATCGTAGCGAGATTCAGGAACAGATCCGCCGCTTTGGAGTGCCTGGCTTTGCGCCAAGTCAGGGGCACATTCCTTCAGGAGTGCCGTACATTGGGCCTGCGCGGGAACTAATACTGAGGGACAACGTGAAGCAGGTGATGATCATAGGGAAAGGGAGCCTTTTTTTGGGAAAACTCACGCGCCTTTACGACGCTCTTTCCTTGCTCATCCAGAGAAACCCAAAATATTCCGGTGTTTGA